In Symmachiella dynata, the following are encoded in one genomic region:
- a CDS encoding toprim domain-containing protein: MACQFACGKTEATGDRAISLKTRGDATLWRCFHYGCTVRGNVLTLMHWMKHDRPPAGDRLQGREFKEMAEDLKALVRGEPRTTKAESHNEPTSTKDTADKSAFNIPLKDSENERARSLVNLDEKFVTDVAEMSPQAASYVRSRPYMTPEIMQKFRCGYLPQDAGSLLRGHFVYGWADQHGDILTWFGRNLNYETQHRKWRRAGDSSKEPNKFKFVKGFHRGLVLYGENVFRSEANAEQVRDMGVIVVEGPNDVINLNALGVPAVAVCSNTVTEKQADKLAALACEFSNGTVSVMFDLDRQGENGAGQTVLKLAQRCCVRYAWTTSLSDGRFSDRQPESVTPEEWEKLIYTALTA, from the coding sequence ATGGCCTGCCAATTCGCCTGCGGGAAAACCGAAGCGACCGGCGACCGTGCTATCTCCTTAAAAACGAGAGGCGACGCGACGCTCTGGCGCTGCTTTCACTACGGTTGCACTGTTCGAGGTAACGTCCTGACGCTCATGCACTGGATGAAGCACGACCGCCCACCAGCCGGCGACAGACTGCAGGGCCGCGAGTTTAAAGAGATGGCCGAAGACCTTAAAGCACTCGTGCGCGGCGAGCCTCGAACAACCAAAGCAGAATCACACAATGAACCGACGAGTACAAAAGACACAGCAGACAAATCGGCGTTCAATATCCCGCTGAAAGATTCAGAAAATGAACGCGCCCGCTCGCTCGTAAATCTCGATGAAAAGTTTGTAACCGATGTAGCAGAGATGAGTCCACAAGCCGCGTCGTACGTCCGCAGCCGGCCGTACATGACCCCCGAAATCATGCAGAAATTCCGTTGTGGTTATCTGCCTCAAGACGCCGGCAGCTTACTTCGCGGGCACTTCGTCTACGGTTGGGCCGATCAACACGGCGACATTCTCACCTGGTTCGGCCGGAATCTGAATTACGAAACACAGCACCGCAAATGGCGACGCGCCGGCGACAGCAGCAAGGAGCCAAACAAGTTCAAATTCGTGAAGGGCTTTCATCGGGGGCTGGTACTCTATGGCGAAAATGTCTTTCGGAGCGAAGCGAACGCTGAACAGGTTCGCGATATGGGCGTAATCGTCGTGGAGGGACCAAACGACGTGATCAATCTCAATGCACTCGGTGTACCGGCGGTCGCTGTCTGCAGCAATACGGTAACGGAAAAACAGGCTGACAAACTCGCGGCGCTTGCTTGCGAGTTCAGTAACGGGACTGTTTCCGTTATGTTCGATCTGGACCGACAGGGGGAGAACGGGGCTGGGCAGACTGTGCTGAAGCTGGCACAGCGATGCTGTGTGCGGTATGCATGGACAACCAGTCTAAGCGACGGCAGGTTCAGCGACCGGCAACCAGAAAGCGTGACCCCGGAAGAATGGGAAAAATTAATTTATACGGCCTTGACAGCTTAG
- a CDS encoding replication-relaxation family protein, translated as MASSSHRWQKTERDDEILAALDLCPLEYRDLLALSETFSRPFGSLDRVRRTLKRLEAAGQVRSWRYATTSASGGASPLYYKLTPEGYRTLHGDDDAVPPTKRYLQETSPGRHQHQQFLTQFTVKTHVAAHRLGLPIVESFPENTYKMETQHGPIFPDRRFTLVIPPVTSLTYCIELDNSTETIVSRKSTDTIEMKICRYLADLRSCDYSYRVLFVVTGAKQRMQNILSVIRENEPFVDFHPFYVVQLEHFLRSENPFFDPIFAHPRNARIALLRSHAESIFSIEPPKAPLVRPLGV; from the coding sequence ATGGCAAGCAGTTCGCACCGTTGGCAGAAAACCGAGCGCGACGACGAGATTCTGGCGGCGCTGGACCTCTGCCCACTGGAGTACCGGGATCTGCTGGCCCTCAGCGAGACATTTTCACGACCGTTCGGAAGTCTGGACCGTGTCCGGCGGACGCTCAAGCGGTTGGAGGCGGCAGGACAGGTGCGTTCGTGGCGGTACGCCACGACCAGCGCGAGCGGTGGAGCGTCACCTCTTTATTACAAATTGACGCCTGAAGGGTACCGCACTCTGCACGGTGATGACGATGCGGTACCGCCGACGAAACGGTATTTGCAGGAAACCAGCCCCGGTCGACACCAACATCAACAGTTTTTGACACAGTTCACGGTGAAGACCCACGTTGCCGCTCACAGGCTCGGCCTGCCGATTGTCGAGAGCTTTCCCGAAAACACGTACAAGATGGAGACACAGCACGGGCCAATCTTTCCGGACCGGCGGTTTACACTGGTGATTCCGCCGGTAACATCACTCACGTACTGCATTGAACTGGATAACAGCACCGAGACGATTGTCTCCCGCAAGAGCACCGACACGATCGAGATGAAAATCTGCCGGTATCTGGCTGACCTGCGGTCGTGCGATTATTCGTACCGTGTATTGTTTGTCGTGACCGGAGCGAAACAGCGGATGCAGAATATTCTCAGCGTTATTAGGGAGAACGAACCGTTCGTCGATTTCCACCCGTTTTATGTCGTGCAACTTGAGCACTTTCTTCGGAGTGAGAATCCGTTCTTCGATCCAATCTTTGCGCATCCTCGCAACGCGCGGATTGCATTGCTTCGCTCGCATGCCGAGTCGATCTTTAGCATTGAACCGCCGAAAGCGCCGCTGGTTCGTCCGCTGGGAGTGTGA
- a CDS encoding type IV secretory system conjugative DNA transfer family protein — MIELNLIPASRRRVERAQNAVARLTRPFFRSHRSIARRYAMLAASPRRFDRFAAWCLANLFAGRTDERPLDDELSKTASRMHDSEKELQAAAHKLGQHLFEVELVLSVSAKIEHETAANLKLQELAAVLNKFTVPRFGVFQASQIKQNPSRTKGDRKFRFLLSDEEIASIWHLPTKSVRDTSMQATRSRRLEPPVGLPLKEKEPTICELGRVAFQERRDRFGIRNEDRLRHQFICGKTGNGKTSVLFNAIVSDMRAGNGVAVVDPHGDLADCVLASVPSFRTNDVILIDPADFAYPVSINPLDVDASMADLACDGMVSTFRKVFGTGNHTPRLEDILWNTVLALMLAGDCTLLDVLRMFGPDDRFRTGILSCVGNPVVCNWWQTTFPKLQGLRGEDPFASVENKLRQLLTNPVIRNIVAQPRTRVIFREAMDAGRILIVNLSKGKLGERTSSFLGSLIVTQLQLAAMSRADIPEADRRPFYLYVDEFHNVATSSFASILSEARKFKLGLCLATQFLDQVDDVTLQAVMGNVGSLLVFAVGPNDADVLAEQLGGNVTASDLIALPKYRAYVRLMIDGVSRPAFSMETIEPGVVENAERGVIVREQSRRRFSTSVYTVEHHVSSVLSTL; from the coding sequence ATGATTGAACTGAATCTGATTCCGGCATCGCGCCGACGCGTTGAACGGGCGCAGAACGCCGTTGCCAGACTGACTCGCCCGTTTTTTCGGTCGCACCGGTCAATAGCCCGTCGCTATGCAATGCTGGCCGCCAGCCCCCGAAGGTTCGACCGCTTCGCTGCATGGTGTCTGGCGAATCTTTTTGCCGGGCGGACCGACGAACGGCCCCTTGACGACGAGCTTTCCAAGACCGCCAGTCGTATGCATGACAGTGAAAAGGAACTGCAAGCGGCGGCACATAAGTTGGGCCAGCATCTGTTTGAGGTCGAACTTGTGCTCAGTGTATCAGCAAAAATCGAGCACGAAACTGCGGCAAATCTGAAGTTACAGGAATTGGCGGCCGTTCTGAACAAATTCACGGTGCCACGATTTGGCGTGTTTCAGGCTTCCCAGATCAAGCAAAACCCGAGTCGGACGAAAGGGGACCGGAAGTTCCGATTTTTGCTGTCTGACGAGGAAATCGCGTCGATCTGGCATCTGCCGACGAAAAGTGTGCGGGATACGTCGATGCAGGCGACGCGTTCGCGGCGGCTGGAACCGCCGGTCGGGTTACCCCTCAAGGAAAAGGAGCCAACGATTTGTGAATTGGGGCGGGTAGCGTTTCAGGAGCGGCGGGACCGGTTCGGGATCCGCAATGAGGACCGGTTACGCCATCAGTTTATCTGTGGAAAAACTGGGAATGGGAAGACAAGCGTTCTTTTCAACGCGATTGTCTCAGACATGCGTGCGGGGAATGGCGTTGCGGTGGTCGATCCGCATGGGGACCTCGCAGACTGTGTGTTGGCGTCGGTGCCCAGCTTTCGGACGAATGACGTGATACTGATCGATCCGGCGGATTTCGCTTATCCGGTGAGTATCAATCCGCTTGACGTGGATGCATCGATGGCTGATCTCGCCTGCGACGGGATGGTGAGCACGTTTCGCAAGGTGTTCGGGACGGGCAATCACACGCCAAGGCTGGAAGATATTCTGTGGAACACGGTGCTGGCCCTGATGCTGGCCGGTGACTGCACGCTGTTGGACGTGCTCAGGATGTTCGGTCCGGATGATCGTTTCCGGACGGGGATTCTCAGCTGCGTCGGGAATCCCGTGGTCTGCAACTGGTGGCAGACGACTTTTCCGAAACTGCAGGGGCTTCGGGGGGAAGATCCCTTTGCGTCGGTGGAGAACAAACTGCGTCAATTGCTCACGAACCCCGTGATCCGCAACATTGTGGCGCAGCCCCGCACGCGGGTGATTTTTCGTGAGGCGATGGATGCCGGCAGGATTTTGATCGTGAACCTCTCCAAAGGGAAACTCGGCGAGCGGACTTCGTCGTTTCTGGGATCGCTAATCGTCACGCAGTTGCAGCTGGCGGCGATGAGCCGGGCGGACATTCCGGAAGCCGACCGACGCCCGTTCTATCTGTACGTCGACGAGTTCCACAACGTGGCGACCTCCAGCTTCGCGTCGATCCTCAGCGAGGCCCGCAAATTCAAGCTGGGGCTCTGTCTGGCGACGCAGTTTCTGGATCAGGTGGATGACGTGACGCTGCAGGCCGTGATGGGAAATGTCGGTAGCCTTCTGGTCTTCGCCGTGGGTCCGAACGATGCCGATGTGCTGGCCGAGCAACTGGGTGGGAATGTGACCGCGTCCGATCTGATCGCGCTGCCGAAATATAGAGCGTATGTGCGGTTGATGATTGACGGTGTGTCCCGTCCGGCATTCTCTATGGAGACGATCGAGCCAGGCGTAGTCGAAAACGCGGAGAGGGGAGTAATCGTTCGGGAGCAGTCCAGACGCCGATTTTCCACGTCAGTATATACGGTGGAGCATCACGTTTCATCGGTGCTCTCAACTTTGTAA